Proteins encoded together in one Camarhynchus parvulus chromosome 12, STF_HiC, whole genome shotgun sequence window:
- the LOC115908405 gene encoding T-cell surface glycoprotein CD1b-3-like gives MPQLTPRTFTVRLLQTTTFQNTSFADTEGLGLLEDIELGSLDKHTWSIRFCQPWVRPALPRADWDTIENLLMIYLQQFNHLINEGAMQKDIPYPFVVQCTAGCMLYPNRTSLAFGYVGYNGQDFLSFDTKNFTWTLSQDTELSQYVQSFLQNYTALSELVETLFNDTCVDDMEVLLHYGRAALERQELPVATVFAHTPSLDQLLLVCHVTGFYPRPISVAWLRDGQEVPPGPVLNTSTILPNADLTYQLRSVLAVAPRDGHSYVCRVRHHSLGTRSLLIPWGNSEVVVITGLMARLLAAMAVGAMSVLWVWRQRKHQQIEESESRNSILSKEA, from the exons ATGCCCCAGCTCACTCCAA GGACCTTCACTGTCCGGCTGCTCCAGACTACCACCTTCCAAAACACCTCATTTGCGgacacagaggggctgggccTGCTAGAAGACATTGAACTTGGTTCTCTTGATAAACACACATGGTCCATCCGcttctgccagccctgggtgcgCCCAGCCCTTCCCCGTGCTGACTGGGACACCATTGAAAACCTGCTTATGATCTATTTGCAGCAGTTCAACCATCTAATCAATGAAGGGGCCATGCAAAAGGACATCCCCT ACCCCTTTGTTGTTCAGTGCACAGCAGGCTGCATGCTGTACCCCAACAGAACCTCCCTGGCCTTTGGCTATGTGGGTTACAATGGTCAGGATTTCCTCAGCTTCGACACAAAGAATTTCACCTGGACCCTCTCCCAGGACACCGAGTTGTCACAGTATGTCCAGTCCTTTCTCCAGAACTACACTGCCTTGAGTGAGCTAGTGGAAACTCTTTTCAATGATACTTGTGTCGATGACATGGAGGTGTTGCTGCACTATGGgagggcagctctggagagaCAAG agctgcctgtggcCACGGTCTTCGCCCACACCCCCAGCCTAGACCAGCTGCTGCTTGTTTGCCATGTCACTGGCTTCTACCCCCGTCCCATCAGCGTGGCCTGGCTGCGGGATGGCCAGGAGGTGCCTCCGGGCCCGGTGCTCAACACCAGCACCATCCTGCCCAACGCTGACCTCACCTACCAGCTCCGCAGTGTTCTGGCCGTGGCCCCCCGTGATGGGCACAGCTATGTCTGCCGTGTGCGCCACCACAGCCTGGGCACCCGCAGCCTTCTCATCCCATGGG GGAACTCAGAAGTGGTGGTGATCACAGGGCTCATGGCCAGGCTGCTTGCAGCCATGGCTGTAGGCGCCATGTCGGTGCTTTGGGTGTGGAGACAAAG AAAGCACCAGCAGATAGAGGAATCAGAGTCCAGGAACTCCATCCTGAGCAAAGAAGCTTAG
- the LOC115908320 gene encoding T-cell surface glycoprotein CD1b-3-like — MQPPHLLLFLFLPILLPGMWADPEAEPQVIQYLLTSLFANISSAEVSCVALVGDIAILTLDPANWSIHFHWPWVSQAAAEDDGEKMMSQYKIALRNMIRFVHDTVQQTKQHYPLVVQFRAGCVLYPNTTSQGFLNVGWDGRDLVAFEVDKQGWKARQPSQVAELVSKSLNRQKSLRILLEHLLSIWVCQSNFLILKRYGKEILERQELPVATVFARTPSLDQLLLVCHVTGFYPHPISVAWLRDGQEVPPGPVLNTSTILPNADLTYQLRSVLAVAPRDGHSYVCRVRHHSLGTRSLLIPWENRSAAPTISITIAVLLLVATAFAGGFWWWKRRKGNEAAWETQEFII, encoded by the exons ATGCAGccccctcacctcctcctcttcctctttctcccgATCCTCCTCCCTGGGATGTGGGCAGACCCAGAGG CAGAGCCACAGGTTATCCAGTACCTCCTGACTAGCCTCTTCGCCaacatcagctctgctgaggtGTCATGTGTGGCACTTGTAGGGGACATAGCCATCTTAACACTGGATCCGGCCAACTGGAGCATCCACTTCCACTGGCCCTGGgtcagccaggctgcagctgaagaTGACGGGGAAAAGATGATGTCCCAGTACAAAATCGCTCTGCGCAATATGATCCGATTTGTGCATGACACAGTTCAGCAGACAAAACAGCACT ACCCCTTGGTGGTTCAGTTCCGTGCAGGCTGTGTGCTGTACCCCAATACGACAAGCCAGGGCTTCCTGAATGTTGGCTGGGATGGCAGAGACCTCGTAGCTTTTGAGGTAGATAAACAGGGCTGGAAGGCCCGGCAGCCATCCCAGGTGGCAGAGCTGGTCAGCAAGAGCCTCAACAGACAGAAGTCTCTCAGAATACTCCTGGAGCACCTTCTCTCTATCTGGGTATGCCAGAGCAACTTCCTCATCCTGAAGAGGTATGGGAAGGAAATTCTAGAGAGACAAG agctgcctgtggcCACGGTCTTCGCCCGCACCCCCAGCCTAGACCAGCTGCTGCTTGTTTGCCATGTCACTGGCTTCTACCCCCATCCCATCAGCGTGGCCTGGCTGCGGGATGGCCAGGAGGTGCCTCCGGGCCCGGTGCTCAACACCAGCACCATCCTGCCCAACGCTGACCTCACCTACCAGCTCCGCAGTGTTCTGGCCGTGGCCCCCCGTGATGGGCACAGCTATGTCTGCCGTGTGCGCCACCACAGCCTGGGCACCCGCAGCCTTCTCATCCCATGGG aAAACCGCAGTGCAGCTCCAACCATCAGCATCACCATTGCAGTGCTGCTTCTTGTGGCCACAGCCTttgctgggggtttttggtggtgGAAGCGCAG GAAAGGTAACGAGGCTGCATGGGAGACCCAGGAATTCATCATTTGA